The Collimonas fungivorans Ter331 genome has a segment encoding these proteins:
- a CDS encoding TonB-dependent receptor domain-containing protein has translation MMKEKRLQRSLRLMFSGGVAVGFGLLAQSVHAQETRTDDAPQQMQRVEITGSSIKRITKEGALPVQTLTQEDIAKSGANSVADLIQALPAMQGFIPQSSSVNGNGGGVETASIHGIGSGYTLVLLNGRRIAKSAISHNDYAVNLASIPLAAVERVEILTDGASALYGSDAIAGVVNFILKKNSTEATITATYNAPTKAGGKSFNVGISKGFGDLDKDGYNVLLAYSHDEQKNLVAGQRGFASSGVVPFSVGGQNYSLYQLSSYTAPGGVSLRHADGSDPTQFSPDFLKNGTCGPNTFQAGNYCKFNYAATVELIPESQRDSFVVSGNLKLNSATNLFAEAVASRYSITPQYAPSAQPLALSLNSPLYAKYVTPYLAQLGENPANINGAVMNLRLVDAGGRTDEYRTDALHLAFGVDGNALGWDYNASYTHSQNKFYDKAINGYLSNNTFQNIVAAGGFDPFAPSGSGVAALAPAVLHQTLDQATSKLDIINAHASHDLFKAPGGMSQIGLGVEATKEQHTDSPSAILQSTNALQPNFTDSIIGGNAGALPFSASRMNYGTFAEMLVPVMKNLDVTAALRYDSYDAAKNDANFDNAGNPLGSATQGNSASKSTYKISARWQPVESLLLRGSYGTGFKAPTLSQITSPIQFSGNTAQQHPCPVSAPDPRAAGCQGVTQYDVLQGGNQLSGSSGLKPETSKQSTVGFRLEPIRNLSIGFDLWTVSIKNQISILQENIAFANPAAYSNLFTLFNDPIQGSQTIAFLQTPVNLASAKYQGIDWDHSFKTKTPIGDMSLQWTGTYMLKAEQDFPGTGTQSSLGKYGADQNVVFRVISRLAGSWKQSDTWTHTLTANYRSGYHDQTYTADDATVRIVNPDGSYGAFVAMPNHEVASYTTFDWQTKMTVKKGLEFTGGIKNLFARTPPLSLVTAGGGNQVGYDARYTDPLGRQFYITGTYKF, from the coding sequence ATGATGAAAGAAAAAAGGCTGCAACGTTCGCTGCGACTGATGTTTTCCGGCGGCGTCGCCGTCGGATTCGGCTTGCTGGCGCAATCGGTGCATGCGCAGGAGACCAGGACCGACGACGCGCCACAACAGATGCAACGCGTTGAAATCACAGGCTCGTCGATCAAGCGGATCACCAAGGAAGGCGCTTTGCCGGTGCAGACGCTGACCCAGGAAGACATCGCCAAGAGCGGCGCCAACAGCGTCGCCGACCTGATCCAGGCCTTGCCGGCGATGCAGGGATTCATCCCGCAATCGAGTTCGGTCAACGGCAACGGCGGCGGCGTCGAGACAGCTTCCATCCATGGCATCGGCTCCGGTTACACCCTGGTGCTGCTGAACGGGCGGCGCATCGCCAAATCGGCAATCTCCCACAACGACTATGCGGTCAACCTGGCCAGCATCCCGCTGGCGGCGGTAGAGCGGGTTGAAATCCTGACCGACGGCGCTTCCGCGCTATACGGCTCCGACGCGATCGCCGGCGTGGTCAACTTCATTCTCAAGAAGAATTCCACCGAAGCGACCATCACTGCGACCTACAATGCGCCGACCAAGGCCGGCGGCAAGAGCTTTAACGTCGGCATCTCCAAGGGTTTCGGCGACCTTGATAAAGACGGCTACAACGTGCTGCTGGCATACAGCCACGACGAGCAAAAAAACCTGGTCGCGGGACAACGCGGGTTTGCCAGCAGCGGCGTGGTGCCGTTCAGCGTCGGCGGCCAGAATTATTCGCTCTACCAGCTGAGCAGCTATACCGCTCCGGGCGGCGTTTCATTGCGCCATGCCGACGGTTCCGATCCGACCCAGTTTTCGCCGGACTTCCTGAAAAACGGCACTTGCGGACCGAATACTTTCCAGGCCGGGAATTATTGTAAATTCAACTATGCGGCGACGGTCGAGCTGATACCGGAATCGCAGCGCGACAGTTTTGTCGTATCGGGCAACCTGAAGCTCAACAGCGCCACCAACCTGTTTGCCGAGGCTGTCGCTTCGCGTTATTCCATTACGCCGCAATATGCGCCGTCCGCCCAGCCTTTGGCGCTGTCGCTGAACAGCCCCCTGTACGCCAAATACGTGACGCCTTACCTGGCGCAGTTGGGAGAAAATCCTGCAAACATCAACGGCGCGGTGATGAACCTGCGCCTGGTGGATGCCGGCGGCCGCACCGATGAGTACCGCACCGACGCCCTGCACCTGGCGTTCGGCGTGGACGGCAATGCGCTGGGCTGGGACTACAACGCGTCCTACACCCATTCGCAAAACAAGTTCTACGACAAGGCGATCAACGGCTATCTCAGCAACAATACGTTCCAGAATATCGTCGCCGCCGGCGGTTTTGATCCGTTCGCGCCGTCGGGATCCGGGGTAGCCGCGCTGGCGCCGGCCGTATTGCACCAGACGCTGGATCAGGCGACCTCCAAGCTCGACATCATCAACGCGCATGCTTCCCACGACCTGTTCAAGGCGCCGGGCGGCATGTCGCAAATCGGCCTGGGCGTGGAAGCGACCAAGGAGCAGCATACCGACAGTCCTAGCGCGATTTTGCAAAGCACCAACGCGCTGCAGCCGAACTTTACCGATTCCATCATCGGCGGCAACGCCGGCGCCTTGCCGTTTTCGGCGAGCCGGATGAACTACGGGACGTTTGCCGAAATGCTGGTGCCGGTCATGAAGAACCTGGACGTCACGGCGGCGCTGCGTTACGACAGCTACGACGCTGCGAAAAACGATGCGAACTTCGACAACGCCGGCAATCCGCTCGGTTCCGCGACCCAGGGCAATTCCGCCAGCAAATCCACCTACAAGATTTCTGCCCGCTGGCAGCCGGTCGAGTCCTTGCTGCTGCGCGGTTCCTACGGCACCGGCTTCAAGGCGCCGACCCTGTCGCAGATCACTTCGCCGATCCAGTTCAGCGGCAATACCGCGCAACAGCACCCATGCCCGGTGTCGGCGCCCGATCCAAGGGCTGCCGGCTGCCAGGGTGTGACCCAGTATGACGTGCTGCAAGGCGGCAACCAGCTTTCCGGCTCCAGCGGCCTGAAGCCGGAAACCTCGAAGCAGAGCACGGTCGGCTTCCGTCTTGAACCGATACGCAACCTGTCGATCGGTTTCGACCTGTGGACCGTCAGCATCAAGAACCAGATCAGCATCCTGCAGGAAAATATCGCGTTCGCCAATCCAGCCGCTTATTCCAACCTGTTCACCTTGTTCAACGACCCGATCCAGGGATCGCAGACAATCGCCTTCCTGCAGACCCCGGTCAACCTGGCCAGCGCCAAATACCAGGGCATAGACTGGGACCACAGCTTCAAGACCAAGACCCCGATCGGCGACATGAGCCTGCAATGGACCGGCACCTACATGCTCAAAGCCGAACAGGACTTCCCGGGCACCGGCACCCAGAGCAGCCTGGGTAAATACGGCGCCGACCAGAACGTGGTGTTCCGCGTGATTTCGCGCCTGGCAGGATCGTGGAAACAGTCGGATACCTGGACCCACACCTTGACCGCCAACTATCGTTCCGGCTATCACGACCAGACCTATACGGCCGACGACGCCACGGTCCGCATCGTCAATCCTGACGGTTCCTACGGCGCTTTCGTCGCCATGCCTAACCACGAGGTGGCGTCTTACACCACGTTCGACTGGCAAACCAAGATGACGGTCAAGAAGGGCCTGGAGTTCACCGGCGGCATCAAGAACCTGTTTGCCCGCACTCCGCCTTTGTCGCTGGTGACAGCGGGCGGCGGCAACCAGGTGGGATACGATGCCCGTTACACCGATCCGCTGGGACGCCAGTTCTACATAACCGGCACCTACAAGTTCTAA
- a CDS encoding pyridoxal-phosphate dependent enzyme — MNLSSRPAVLDLIGNTPLIEVTRLDTGRCQLFLKLESQNPGGSIKDRIGLSMIEAAERDGRLQAGGVVIEATAGNTGLGLALVACAKGYRVILVVPDKMSGEKIQHLKALGAEIHITRSDVGKGHPEYYQDYAARLAREMPGTFYADQFNNPSNPLAHEQSTAPEIWEQCGHKLDAIVCGVGSAGTLTGLTQFFRKAQPALEFVLADPKGSILAEYINTGKIESTPGSWAVEGIGEDFVPSIADLSGVKHTYTISDEESFSSARELVRAEGILGGSSTGTLLAAALRYCREQSQPKRVVTIVCDTGTRYLSKVYNDNWMHDQGLLKRETVGDLRDIIGRRYEEGGVISVAPGDTLMTAFNRMRSAEISQLPVIDGAERQVIGIIDESDLLLKVAADAAHFSQPVSSTMTSAIEKLAPTASVDALRSTLARGLVAIIADGDRFYGLITRFDLLNHLRRSLS; from the coding sequence ATGAACTTATCGAGCCGCCCAGCGGTGCTGGACCTGATCGGCAATACCCCATTGATAGAAGTGACGCGGCTGGACACCGGCCGCTGCCAGCTGTTTCTCAAGCTGGAATCGCAAAACCCTGGCGGCTCCATCAAGGACCGCATCGGCTTGTCCATGATAGAAGCGGCTGAACGCGATGGCCGCCTGCAGGCCGGCGGCGTCGTGATCGAAGCTACCGCCGGCAATACCGGCCTGGGCCTGGCGCTGGTGGCTTGCGCCAAGGGTTACCGCGTGATCCTGGTGGTGCCGGACAAGATGTCGGGAGAAAAAATACAGCACCTGAAAGCGCTGGGCGCCGAAATCCATATCACGCGCTCGGACGTCGGCAAAGGCCATCCGGAGTATTACCAGGATTATGCCGCGCGCCTGGCGCGCGAAATGCCGGGCACCTTTTATGCCGACCAGTTCAACAATCCCAGCAATCCGCTGGCGCATGAACAAAGCACTGCCCCCGAGATCTGGGAACAGTGCGGGCACAAGCTCGACGCCATCGTCTGCGGCGTCGGCTCGGCCGGCACGCTTACCGGCCTGACGCAGTTTTTCCGCAAGGCGCAGCCAGCGCTGGAGTTTGTGCTGGCCGATCCCAAGGGTTCCATCCTGGCCGAATACATCAATACCGGAAAAATAGAATCGACCCCGGGTTCCTGGGCAGTGGAGGGCATCGGCGAGGATTTTGTGCCGTCCATCGCCGACCTGTCCGGCGTCAAACACACTTATACGATCAGCGACGAAGAAAGCTTCAGCAGCGCACGCGAACTGGTGCGCGCCGAGGGCATCCTTGGCGGTTCTTCCACCGGCACGTTGCTGGCGGCGGCGCTCCGTTATTGCCGTGAACAGAGCCAGCCCAAGCGGGTCGTCACCATCGTCTGCGATACCGGCACGCGTTACCTGTCCAAGGTCTACAACGACAACTGGATGCACGACCAGGGCTTGCTCAAGCGCGAGACCGTGGGCGACCTGCGCGACATCATCGGCCGCCGCTACGAAGAAGGCGGCGTCATCAGCGTGGCGCCGGGCGACACCTTGATGACCGCGTTCAACCGCATGCGCAGCGCCGAGATTTCGCAGCTGCCGGTGATCGACGGCGCGGAGCGGCAAGTAATCGGGATCATTGATGAATCCGATTTGCTGCTGAAAGTCGCCGCCGACGCTGCCCATTTCAGCCAGCCGGTAAGCAGCACCATGACCAGCGCGATAGAAAAACTGGCGCCGACCGCAAGCGTCGATGCGCTACGCAGCACCCTGGCCCGCGGCCTGGTCGCCATCATTGCCGACGGCGACCGCTTCTACGGCCTGATTACCCGTTTCGATCTACTCAACCATCTTCGAAGGAGCCTTTCATGA
- a CDS encoding trans-sulfuration enzyme family protein, with product MSNNKDSGQPSDLHFATRVIHAGQSPDPTTGAIMPPIYATSTFVQQSPGVNKGLDYGRSHNPTRWALERCVADLEQGSQGFAFASGMAAAATVLELLDSGAHVVAGDDLYGGTYRLFDKVRKRSAGLSFSFVNLVDPANLLAAIRPETKMVWVETPTNPMLKLADLEAIAKICRERGIIAVADNTFASPMVQQPLTFGFDVVLHSTTKYLNGHSDIIGGIAVVGREARQAEWRERLAFLQNAVGAIAGPFDSFLALRGVKTLALRVQRHCENGLELASWLESQPLVKRVHYPGLASHPQHELAQRQMQGYGGIISVELDTDLAGARRFLERCEIFALAESLGGVESLIEHPAIMTHATIPAEHRAKLGISDALVRLSVGVENIDDLKHDMRNALAAIRQ from the coding sequence ATGAGCAACAACAAGGATAGCGGCCAGCCGTCCGACCTGCATTTCGCCACGCGCGTGATCCACGCCGGGCAAAGCCCCGATCCCACCACCGGCGCCATCATGCCGCCGATCTACGCCACCTCGACGTTCGTGCAGCAGAGTCCAGGCGTCAACAAGGGGCTCGACTACGGCCGCTCGCACAACCCGACGCGCTGGGCGCTGGAGCGCTGCGTGGCCGACCTGGAACAGGGCTCGCAAGGTTTTGCCTTTGCCTCCGGCATGGCTGCCGCGGCCACCGTGCTGGAGTTGCTGGACAGCGGAGCCCACGTGGTCGCCGGCGATGACCTGTACGGCGGTACTTACCGCCTGTTCGACAAGGTGCGCAAGCGCAGCGCCGGCTTGTCCTTCAGCTTCGTCAACCTGGTCGACCCGGCCAATCTGCTGGCGGCGATACGGCCGGAAACCAAGATGGTCTGGGTCGAGACGCCGACCAACCCGATGCTGAAGCTGGCCGACCTGGAAGCGATCGCCAAGATCTGCCGCGAGCGCGGCATCATCGCCGTCGCCGACAATACTTTCGCCAGCCCGATGGTGCAGCAGCCGCTCACTTTCGGCTTCGATGTCGTGCTGCATTCCACCACCAAATACCTGAACGGCCATTCCGACATCATCGGCGGCATCGCCGTGGTCGGCCGCGAAGCGCGCCAGGCGGAATGGCGCGAGCGCCTGGCTTTCCTGCAGAATGCGGTGGGCGCCATCGCCGGGCCGTTCGACAGCTTCTTGGCTTTGCGCGGCGTCAAGACGCTGGCGCTGCGGGTCCAGCGCCATTGCGAAAACGGGCTGGAACTGGCCAGCTGGCTGGAAAGCCAGCCGCTGGTAAAACGGGTCCATTATCCGGGCCTGGCTTCGCATCCCCAGCACGAACTGGCGCAGCGCCAGATGCAAGGTTACGGCGGCATCATCTCGGTCGAGCTCGACACCGACCTGGCCGGCGCCAGGCGCTTCCTGGAACGCTGCGAGATCTTTGCGCTGGCGGAGAGCCTGGGCGGGGTGGAAAGCCTGATCGAGCATCCTGCCATCATGACCCACGCCACCATTCCGGCGGAACACCGGGCCAAGCTCGGCATCAGCGATGCGCTGGTACGGCTGTCGGTCGGGGTGGAAAACATCGACGACCTGAAACATGACATGCGCAACGCGCTGGCGGCCATCAGGCAATGA
- a CDS encoding tetratricopeptide repeat protein, translating to MPDWEARVAALWKQVDSVTPEELVSRIDLLAAERPADDPLALFERACARDTAGLESAAEPLYRAALASHGLDPYRQARATIQLASTLRILGRLEESERLVKAQLERYAEAGYGLALYDETRATLALTYLVQGRAVEAACLALTTLAPHLSRYNRSIAANAAEILKNTATASNWS from the coding sequence ATGCCCGATTGGGAGGCGCGTGTCGCTGCGCTCTGGAAGCAGGTTGACTCGGTGACGCCGGAAGAGCTGGTCAGCCGCATCGACCTGCTGGCTGCCGAGCGGCCTGCAGACGATCCTCTGGCTTTGTTCGAGCGGGCTTGCGCGCGCGATACGGCCGGGTTGGAATCGGCGGCGGAGCCGCTGTACCGGGCCGCCTTGGCAAGCCATGGGCTCGATCCCTATCGCCAGGCGCGGGCAACCATACAGCTTGCCAGCACCTTGCGCATTCTTGGGCGGCTGGAGGAAAGCGAACGGCTGGTCAAGGCGCAACTCGAGCGCTATGCAGAAGCGGGTTATGGTTTGGCGCTGTACGACGAAACGCGAGCGACCCTCGCTTTGACGTACCTGGTCCAGGGACGGGCGGTCGAAGCAGCGTGCCTTGCGCTCACTACGCTGGCGCCGCATTTGTCGCGCTACAATCGTTCGATAGCGGCCAACGCCGCTGAAATCCTCAAGAACACCGCCACTGCCTCCAACTGGTCCTGA